One genomic segment of Halomarina pelagica includes these proteins:
- a CDS encoding glycosyltransferase family 4 protein, giving the protein MRVLVLSDGYPPWDRGGAQTIAAQLARGYARRGHDVSALATVADRDDVGRSAREGVTVYRTYSPHPDRLLPYLTVHNPFAVGPCRRLLDRLAPDVVHAHNVHWLSNGCLRAAARRSIPVVKTFHDAGTVSYGELTHFVEDVPVGEGRISAAAYRVDPWYQLKRQRLGYFPLRNRRNRRCMDRCVDVGVAVSRELRRALRANGVPCDEVIHNGVDVEPFDRETGDAEAFRGRHDLGSSPVVLFGGRTGYNKGGRHLAAAFARLDLDDPPALLVTGDSAYVDRMREVAEAAGDRIVSTGWLAREGLRTAFDAATVVATPSVHLDPFPTVNLEAFAGATPVVTTRFGGARELVEHERDGLVVDPRDVDRLAAALSRLLDDPDLAAAYGAAGRRKVERSFTVEGQVDAYLDVFRELVDGPTGRPTRGRRT; this is encoded by the coding sequence ATGCGCGTCCTCGTCCTCTCGGACGGCTACCCGCCGTGGGACCGCGGCGGCGCGCAGACCATCGCCGCGCAACTCGCGAGGGGGTACGCGCGACGGGGACACGACGTGTCCGCGCTCGCGACGGTGGCGGACCGCGACGACGTCGGTCGAAGCGCGAGGGAGGGCGTGACGGTGTACCGGACGTACAGCCCCCACCCCGATCGGCTTCTCCCCTACCTGACCGTCCACAACCCGTTCGCGGTCGGACCGTGTCGCCGCCTCCTCGACCGCCTCGCGCCGGACGTCGTGCACGCCCACAACGTCCACTGGCTGTCGAATGGGTGCCTTCGAGCGGCCGCGCGGCGGTCGATCCCGGTCGTCAAGACGTTCCACGACGCTGGCACCGTCTCCTACGGCGAACTGACGCACTTCGTCGAGGACGTCCCGGTCGGCGAGGGGCGGATCTCGGCCGCGGCCTACCGGGTCGACCCCTGGTACCAGTTGAAGCGCCAGCGGCTCGGGTACTTCCCGCTTCGCAACCGCCGAAACCGCCGCTGTATGGACCGGTGCGTCGACGTCGGCGTCGCCGTCAGCCGCGAACTCCGCCGGGCGCTCCGCGCCAACGGCGTCCCCTGCGACGAGGTGATCCACAACGGCGTCGACGTCGAGCCGTTCGACCGGGAGACGGGGGACGCCGAAGCGTTCCGCGGGAGGCACGACCTCGGCTCGTCGCCGGTGGTGCTGTTCGGCGGCCGGACGGGGTACAACAAGGGCGGTCGCCACCTCGCGGCGGCGTTCGCCCGCCTCGACCTCGACGACCCGCCCGCGCTCCTCGTGACCGGCGACTCCGCGTACGTCGACCGGATGCGGGAGGTCGCGGAGGCGGCGGGCGACCGCATCGTCTCGACGGGCTGGCTCGCGCGCGAGGGGCTTCGAACCGCCTTCGACGCGGCGACCGTCGTCGCCACCCCGTCGGTCCACCTCGATCCGTTCCCGACGGTCAACCTGGAGGCGTTCGCGGGTGCCACGCCGGTCGTCACGACGCGGTTCGGCGGGGCGCGGGAACTCGTCGAGCACGAGCGCGACGGACTCGTGGTCGATCCGCGCGACGTGGACCGCCTCGCGGCCGCGCTCTCCCGCCTGCTCGACGACCCCGACCTCGCGGCGGCCTACGGCGCGGCCGGCCGACGGAAGGTGGAACGGTCGTTCACGGTCGAGGGGCAGGTCGACGCCTACCTCGACGTGTTCCGGGAACTCGTCGACGGGCCGACGGGCCGTCCTACCCGCGGTCGACGAACTTGA
- a CDS encoding sulfatase-like hydrolase/transferase, whose protein sequence is MTGPTGSTGGADAPADGSRPNVLLLVVDACRADYTSPYAPGVDWTPAFEALGREGTVFERAVSAAPWTLPSVTSVLTGDYPHEHGATSRGFAMRGERTVVHQLAAAGYRCVHLSPTTWIGDWLPQGRGFDRVEEFTGPQHRRFDGGRDVRDLTEGVSRGIEWYATAIRRSLSSSSPLRSLANAAAFKVSEATGDVWADDVRASERAATVADDCFASFADDDRPFFAYVHLMDPHLPFYVPPEFASDVRPPGCATDEEEREYVRVLMDDLWEIRLGERTLTEAEIRFLRARYADEVAYADSVVGRVLESLDRHGHAEETLVVLTGDHGEHLGEAVAGRTLLDHQTSVRLPLLRVPLVLRYPGEFDGDDRDDLVQTNYVADTVRALAELEYRPSRSLLDRDAAYTRDAALAEYAGVVASHPPDHLPTDRLLRPRATAIAGEWKLDRVGGERRAARIDWAANREVAVDEGNLPQAIRETLAATLDDAVPPRRESADGSIPSDVERRLEDLGYR, encoded by the coding sequence ATGACCGGGCCCACCGGTTCGACGGGGGGCGCGGACGCGCCGGCAGACGGGTCGCGACCCAACGTCCTCCTCCTCGTGGTCGACGCGTGCCGGGCCGACTACACGTCGCCCTACGCGCCCGGCGTGGACTGGACGCCGGCGTTCGAGGCGCTGGGTCGGGAGGGGACGGTCTTCGAGCGCGCCGTGAGCGCCGCCCCGTGGACGCTCCCGAGCGTGACGAGCGTCCTGACGGGCGACTACCCGCACGAGCACGGCGCGACCTCGCGGGGCTTCGCGATGCGGGGGGAGCGAACCGTCGTCCACCAGCTCGCGGCGGCGGGCTACCGCTGCGTCCACCTCTCCCCGACGACCTGGATCGGCGACTGGCTCCCGCAGGGGCGAGGGTTCGACCGGGTCGAGGAGTTCACCGGGCCCCAGCACCGCCGCTTCGACGGCGGGCGCGACGTCCGCGACCTCACCGAGGGCGTCTCGCGGGGGATCGAGTGGTACGCGACCGCGATCCGGCGGTCGCTGTCGTCCTCGTCGCCGCTCCGGAGCCTGGCGAACGCCGCCGCGTTCAAGGTCTCGGAGGCGACGGGCGACGTCTGGGCCGACGACGTGCGCGCGAGCGAACGAGCCGCCACCGTCGCCGACGACTGCTTCGCCTCGTTCGCGGACGACGACCGCCCGTTCTTCGCCTACGTCCACCTGATGGACCCCCACCTGCCGTTCTACGTTCCGCCCGAGTTCGCCTCCGACGTCCGGCCGCCGGGGTGCGCGACCGACGAGGAGGAACGCGAGTACGTCCGGGTGCTGATGGACGACCTCTGGGAGATACGGCTGGGGGAGCGCACGCTCACGGAGGCGGAGATCCGATTCCTCCGGGCGCGATACGCCGACGAGGTCGCCTACGCCGACTCGGTCGTCGGGCGCGTCCTGGAGAGCCTCGACCGACACGGCCACGCCGAGGAGACGCTGGTCGTCCTCACGGGCGACCACGGCGAGCACCTCGGCGAGGCGGTCGCCGGGCGGACGCTCCTCGACCACCAGACGTCGGTTCGGCTCCCGCTGCTCCGCGTGCCGCTCGTGCTCCGCTATCCCGGCGAGTTCGACGGCGACGACCGGGACGACCTCGTCCAGACGAACTACGTCGCCGACACCGTCCGCGCGCTCGCCGAACTCGAGTACCGCCCGTCGCGGTCGCTGCTCGATCGCGACGCGGCGTATACGCGCGACGCCGCGCTCGCGGAGTACGCCGGCGTCGTCGCCTCCCACCCCCCCGATCACCTCCCGACGGACCGCCTGTTGCGCCCGCGCGCGACGGCCATCGCCGGCGAGTGGAAGCTCGATAGGGTGGGCGGCGAGCGGCGCGCGGCGAGGATCGACTGGGCGGCGAACCGCGAGGTCGCCGTCGACGAGGGGAACCTCCCCCAGGCGATCCGCGAGACGCTGGCGGCGACGCTCGACGACGCCGTCCCGCCGCGGCGGGAGTCGGCCGACGGGTCGATCCCGAGCGACGTCGAGCGGCGGCTGGAGGACCTCGGGTACCGCTGA